A window of the Arachis duranensis cultivar V14167 chromosome 5, aradu.V14167.gnm2.J7QH, whole genome shotgun sequence genome harbors these coding sequences:
- the LOC107488621 gene encoding putative ubiquitin-like-specific protease 1B isoform X2, translating into MQKWWFAPVCIDRHWWLYAFEIYQKRLWVLDSMYTGEPNNERLKIHAYAGRLIEDMRKVTISAYEHTEYGLPRFYPSVPRQDNGWDCGVFDIKFMQFWSLDKPLQHWDKMKTLYRSLGMRSY; encoded by the exons ATGCAGAAATGG TGGTTTGCCCCAGTCTGTATTGATCGTCATTGGTGGTTGTATGCCTTTGAGATATATCAGAAAAGGCTGTGGGTACTGGATAGTATGTATACAGGAGAACCTAATaatgaaagattaaaaataCATGCTTATGCG GGGAGACTCATTGAAGACATGAGAAAAGTTACGATTTCCGCATATGAGCACACGGAGTACGGTCTACCTCGTTTCTATCCTAGTGTACCAAGACAAGATAACGG CTGGGATTGTGGTGTATTCGACATCAAGTTCATGCAGTTTTGGAGTTTAGATAAACCCTTGCAGCATTGGGACAAGATGAA GACGTTGTACAGGAGTTTAGGAATGAGATCATACTAG